In one Halosolutus amylolyticus genomic region, the following are encoded:
- a CDS encoding redoxin domain-containing protein, producing the protein MPPTAGERLPDFEAPLCDGETFRSTALSAALGDRGGVVVCTGFAFSAIAQNWWKRFVRAGWEEFDGVSVLGVSRDGPYAQNEFLRWLDRPDFRFFADVNGAVSESLDLLADRDHMATVSTPWRSAFVVDSDREVQYAFVADDWISPLPRSDIEAAVEAL; encoded by the coding sequence CTGTGCGACGGCGAGACGTTCCGATCGACGGCCCTCTCCGCGGCGCTCGGCGATCGGGGTGGCGTCGTCGTCTGCACCGGCTTCGCGTTCAGCGCGATCGCCCAGAACTGGTGGAAACGGTTCGTCCGGGCCGGCTGGGAGGAGTTCGATGGCGTTTCGGTTCTCGGCGTGAGCCGCGACGGCCCCTACGCCCAGAACGAGTTCCTGCGCTGGCTGGACCGGCCCGACTTCCGGTTCTTCGCGGACGTGAACGGCGCGGTGAGCGAGTCGCTCGACCTCCTCGCCGATCGCGATCACATGGCGACCGTCTCGACGCCGTGGCGATCGGCGTTCGTCGTCGATTCCGATCGGGAGGTGCAGTACGCGTTCGTCGCGGACGACTGGATCTCGCCGCTCCCGCGATCGGATATCGAAGCCGCTGTCGAGGCCCTCTGA